ACCGCACGGCGGAACTCGCCGCGAACCTGGCACGGGTGGAGGAGCGCATCGCGGCCGCCTGCGCCGCCGCCGGTCGAGCGCGGGAGGAGGTGACCCTCATCGTGGTCACCAAGACCTACCCCGCGAGCGACGTGAGGATCCTGCACGGACTCGGGGTGCGGCACGTCGCCGAGAACCGTGACCAGGACGCCGCCCCCAAGGCGGCGGCCTGCGCGGACCTCGACCTGAACTGGCACTTCGTGGGCCAGCTGCAGACCAACAAGGTCCGTTCCGTGGTGGGTTATGCCGATGTGGTGCAGTCCGTCGACCGCTTGAAGCTCGTTTCCTCTCTCTCCGCGGCCGCGGAGAGAGGGGAGCGGGAGCTCGGCTGTCTCCTCCAGGTCGCGCTCGACGCCGAGTCCGGCGCCCGGGGCGACCGGGGCGGGGTGGCGCCCGACGGGATCGAGGAGTTGGCGGCCGCGGTGGACGCGGCGCCGGGACTGCGGCTCGACGGACTGATGACCGTCGCCCCGCTCGCCGGTCCCTACGCGGGTCGGCAACGGGCCGCCTTCGACCGGCTGATGGATTTGTCGACTGCCCTGCGCGCGACCCGTCCGGCTGCGAACATGGTGTCAGCAGGGATGAGTGCGGACCTCGAGGAGGCCGTGGCGGCCGGAGCGAC
The DNA window shown above is from Streptomyces showdoensis and carries:
- a CDS encoding YggS family pyridoxal phosphate-dependent enzyme, with protein sequence MTDRTAELAANLARVEERIAAACAAAGRAREEVTLIVVTKTYPASDVRILHGLGVRHVAENRDQDAAPKAAACADLDLNWHFVGQLQTNKVRSVVGYADVVQSVDRLKLVSSLSAAAERGERELGCLLQVALDAESGARGDRGGVAPDGIEELAAAVDAAPGLRLDGLMTVAPLAGPYAGRQRAAFDRLMDLSTALRATRPAANMVSAGMSADLEEAVAAGATHVRIGTAVLGVRPKLG